The Aedes albopictus strain Foshan chromosome 1, AalbF5, whole genome shotgun sequence genomic interval AGGGGGAGGCCCGCCGCCGCTGCCGAACGGGTTGAACGAGGCGCTCTTCTTGATGAGGGCATTGTTCTTGGAGATCATTTTGTTGGTGGCGCTGATATCGCCGGGCGGGAGGGAGTCCGGGACGATGGGTTTGTAGGGGGTAAAGAGGTTGTATTTCTTGCTGTTGGGTTGATTGAGGGCTTTGGTGTAGATGCAGGAGGATGAGGAGCTCTTGGCGAGGTTCAGGGACGGGATGAAGGCCGTTACGTCCGGCAGGGTTATGGAAGGTCTTCGGAGGATGGAAGTGTTGGAGGAGCTTTTGGAGAGGTTTGTGGGAGTTTGACTGATGGAAGGAGGGACGGGTCGCGGAGGGGGTAGGAAGGGTTGACCGAAGCTCATAGCGCCACTGGAGAAGCTCTTGCAAAGCGGGTTGACGAAGTTACAGGAGTGGTTGCTGTAGAAGTTCGGCTTGGACTCGCTCTCGCTGACTAGTTTCTGGAACTCTTCCTCGGTGAGGTGATCGCGGATATGCTTGTCCAGATGGGAGTAGGAATAGTTCTTCCTTAGCTTAAAGTGATTGCTAGCCTCGGGTATGTGGCCGTCGGGACTGCTGTACAGATTGTGCATGCTGGTGACGTTCTTCTTGTACTCGTTGATGCTGTTCTGGACGTCCTTCTTGGTTTTGGCCATGATGCGGTCGTAGTTCCAGCCGAACTTGGGTGCGTTGTTGGACGGTTTGTTGGAGGTGGTTTCCTGCCAGAACTTGCTCATGCTAGACTGCTTGGGTGCTGTCGAAGAAGAACCCTTGCCATCGTTTGGGGTGGCCCTGTTCTTCTTGTGAGCACAACCGGCTCCAGCGTACTTGTTCTCGGTCGAGGCTCGCGGCTGTACGATGGAGTGCGAATTACTTCGAGTTAATTTATCACCCTGCTGATAGTGATGTTGGCCttggtgatggtgatgatggtgatgatgatggtgctgAGGCGGGAGTTGACGATGGTATGGCTGTGACTGAAAGTGCTGAACCGGTTGATAAAACGTGGGATGACCTCCCGTGGAGTTGCTCCCAGTCCCCGATCCAGACGAAGAGGACGTAAGGGACGGGATCGAGCTGTACGCGTGGTACGAACTGGACTTGGCGATCGGATAGTAGCCTTGCATCGCCGTTGCACTGTCGTAATATTGCAGGTAGGGGTCATTGACGTAATGGTGCCGGTAGTTTTCACTCTTTCCACTGCCGCCACTACTCACCACGATTCCTCCGCCTCCACCTCCTCCTCCTCCACCACAGCCTGCACTGGAACTCGGACAGGCCACTGCCGCATAGTCCGGAAGGCTTTTTAAATAATTGTTCATGAAATCGATATCGGCATTGTACATATCATTATGCGggagctgttgttgttgttgctgctgttgctggtgcACGGCAGATGATTGATGGCTCAACGTTGCAACAGGTTGATGCTGATGCAACTGATGCTGCTGTGATGCACTTAAATCAATTAGCtctccgccgccgccgccgccgccgtaatAGGTACCGTTGTAATTAACATGATTTCCTCCGCCTCCTCCTCCTCCGAGCAGATTCGCGTATACAAACCCTCCCTCCCCGCCAGAGTCCACCAGCGGATTTCCAACGacaccgccgccaccgccgccagcGATCATGACATTTTCAAAGTTCCTTATCGGCGGTATCGGTGGACTGGTTAGCATCGGCTGagactgctgttgctgctgctgctgct includes:
- the LOC115255738 gene encoding uncharacterized protein LOC115255738 isoform X1, producing MTVLSVIISMDRPRQRRPAAAIRQSPRSRSRSAKQQQRLLRRQLYQPPTELPALIIEATEEDAVDSFGDAAMNSELQCQYYGSSVKGPPQVAATAMDAYQHHPHHHQQHQHQPQFVQHQPQQLVPSESNYHHQVYQASPQQQQQQQQSQPMLTSPPIPPIRNFENVMIAGGGGGGVVGNPLVDSGGEGGFVYANLLGGGGGGGNHVNYNGTYYGGGGGGGELIDLSASQQHQLHQHQPVATLSHQSSAVHQQQQQQQQQLPHNDMYNADIDFMNNYLKSLPDYAAVACPSSSAGCGGGGGGGGGGIVVSSGGSGKSENYRHHYVNDPYLQYYDSATAMQGYYPIAKSSSYHAYSSIPSLTSSSSGSGTGSNSTGGHPTFYQPVQHFQSQPYHRQLPPQHHHHHHHHHHQGQHHYQQGDKLTRSNSHSIVQPRASTENKYAGAGCAHKKNRATPNDGKGSSSTAPKQSSMSKFWQETTSNKPSNNAPKFGWNYDRIMAKTKKDVQNSINEYKKNVTSMHNLYSSPDGHIPEASNHFKLRKNYSYSHLDKHIRDHLTEEEFQKLVSESESKPNFYSNHSCNFVNPLCKSFSSGAMSFGQPFLPPPRPVPPSISQTPTNLSKSSSNTSILRRPSITLPDVTAFIPSLNLAKSSSSSCIYTKALNQPNSKKYNLFTPYKPIVPDSLPPGDISATNKMISKNNALIKKSASFNPFGSGGGPPPRKGTGESFFIKQHIPPPNKVVIDYPPFTKISSIQIPINGQLPPAFPNRDFNNNLHHPPQDSCIINIEDNIEQSIADIYNVSAPSGVFKSYSHSRLNPDAKNFTPSRSLCDQSTATTTALTRSNSNSCTVAINHTGRIQPLPVATSMTFASTVQVTPTYVPAKGITLSQSATQIASYGDEPEDEDTIVPCGSDLDDDDEDDEDDDEYDLNYLGDEDGEAVPEPDQPTYSHTLDQYFMPSTSAVHRGTAEKQPDTTTIPRIFKASADIFLETDGAAGLDPSGTGPGSADLQSHHQHQYLLDDDDDDEEVTAAGAFPTSPDSTDSCSPGGAGSSTTAAAAVATEDDTGTEVALEFAW
- the LOC115255738 gene encoding uncharacterized protein LOC115255738 isoform X3, which translates into the protein MDRPRQRRPAAAIRQSPRSRSRSAKQQQRLLRRQLYQPPTELPALIIEATEEDAVDSFGDAAMNSELQCQYYGSSVKGPPQVAATAMDAYQHHPHHHQQHQHQPQFVQHQPQQLVPSESNYHHQVYQASPQQQQQQQQSQPMLTSPPIPPIRNFENVMIAGGGGGGVVGNPLVDSGGEGGFVYANLLGGGGGGGNHVNYNGTYYGGGGGGGELIDLSASQQHQLHQHQPVATLSHQSSAVHQQQQQQQQQLPHNDMYNADIDFMNNYLKSLPDYAAVACPSSSAGCGGGGGGGGGGIVVSSGGSGKSENYRHHYVNDPYLQYYDSATAMQGYYPIAKSSSYHAYSSIPSLTSSSSGSGTGSNSTGGHPTFYQPVQHFQSQPYHRQLPPQHHHHHHHHHHQGQHHYQQGDKLTRSNSHSIVQPRASTENKYAGAGCAHKKNRATPNDGKGSSSTAPKQSSMSKFWQETTSNKPSNNAPKFGWNYDRIMAKTKKDVQNSINEYKKNVTSMHNLYSSPDGHIPEASNHFKLRKNYSYSHLDKHIRDHLTEEEFQKLVSESESKPNFYSNHSCNFVNPLCKSFSSGAMSFGQPFLPPPRPVPPSISQTPTNLSKSSSNTSILRRPSITLPDVTAFIPSLNLAKSSSSSCIYTKALNQPNSKKYNLFTPYKPIVPDSLPPGDISATNKMISKNNALIKKSASFNPFGSGGGPPPRKGTGESFFIKQHIPPPNKVVIDYPPFTKISSIQIPINGQLPPAFPNRDFNNNLHHPPQDSCIINIEDNIEQSIADIYNVSAPSGVFKSYSHSRLNPDAKNFTPSRSLCDQSTATTTALTRSNSNSCTVAINHTGRIQPLPVATSMTFASTVQVTPTYVPAKGITLSQSATQIASYGDEPEDEDTIVPCGSDLDDDDEDDEDDDEYDLNYLGDEDGEAVPEPDQPTYSHTLDQYFMPSTSAVHRGTAEKQPDTTTIPRIFKASADIFLETDGAAGLDPSGTGPGSADLQSHHQHQYLLDDDDDDEEVTAAGAFPTSPDSTDSCSPGGAGSSTTAAAAVATEDDTGTEVALEFAW
- the LOC115255738 gene encoding uncharacterized protein LOC115255738 isoform X2, which produces MIATTTTTTFIVRSCPEIFRRFAPDRVALFSSPPKVVQMFLYLWSVTVSYVWPIIEATEEDAVDSFGDAAMNSELQCQYYGSSVKGPPQVAATAMDAYQHHPHHHQQHQHQPQFVQHQPQQLVPSESNYHHQVYQASPQQQQQQQQSQPMLTSPPIPPIRNFENVMIAGGGGGGVVGNPLVDSGGEGGFVYANLLGGGGGGGNHVNYNGTYYGGGGGGGELIDLSASQQHQLHQHQPVATLSHQSSAVHQQQQQQQQQLPHNDMYNADIDFMNNYLKSLPDYAAVACPSSSAGCGGGGGGGGGGIVVSSGGSGKSENYRHHYVNDPYLQYYDSATAMQGYYPIAKSSSYHAYSSIPSLTSSSSGSGTGSNSTGGHPTFYQPVQHFQSQPYHRQLPPQHHHHHHHHHHQGQHHYQQGDKLTRSNSHSIVQPRASTENKYAGAGCAHKKNRATPNDGKGSSSTAPKQSSMSKFWQETTSNKPSNNAPKFGWNYDRIMAKTKKDVQNSINEYKKNVTSMHNLYSSPDGHIPEASNHFKLRKNYSYSHLDKHIRDHLTEEEFQKLVSESESKPNFYSNHSCNFVNPLCKSFSSGAMSFGQPFLPPPRPVPPSISQTPTNLSKSSSNTSILRRPSITLPDVTAFIPSLNLAKSSSSSCIYTKALNQPNSKKYNLFTPYKPIVPDSLPPGDISATNKMISKNNALIKKSASFNPFGSGGGPPPRKGTGESFFIKQHIPPPNKVVIDYPPFTKISSIQIPINGQLPPAFPNRDFNNNLHHPPQDSCIINIEDNIEQSIADIYNVSAPSGVFKSYSHSRLNPDAKNFTPSRSLCDQSTATTTALTRSNSNSCTVAINHTGRIQPLPVATSMTFASTVQVTPTYVPAKGITLSQSATQIASYGDEPEDEDTIVPCGSDLDDDDEDDEDDDEYDLNYLGDEDGEAVPEPDQPTYSHTLDQYFMPSTSAVHRGTAEKQPDTTTIPRIFKASADIFLETDGAAGLDPSGTGPGSADLQSHHQHQYLLDDDDDDEEVTAAGAFPTSPDSTDSCSPGGAGSSTTAAAAVATEDDTGTEVALEFAW
- the LOC115255738 gene encoding uncharacterized protein LOC115255738 isoform X4, yielding MSATAAVKLPAANVIEATEEDAVDSFGDAAMNSELQCQYYGSSVKGPPQVAATAMDAYQHHPHHHQQHQHQPQFVQHQPQQLVPSESNYHHQVYQASPQQQQQQQQSQPMLTSPPIPPIRNFENVMIAGGGGGGVVGNPLVDSGGEGGFVYANLLGGGGGGGNHVNYNGTYYGGGGGGGELIDLSASQQHQLHQHQPVATLSHQSSAVHQQQQQQQQQLPHNDMYNADIDFMNNYLKSLPDYAAVACPSSSAGCGGGGGGGGGGIVVSSGGSGKSENYRHHYVNDPYLQYYDSATAMQGYYPIAKSSSYHAYSSIPSLTSSSSGSGTGSNSTGGHPTFYQPVQHFQSQPYHRQLPPQHHHHHHHHHHQGQHHYQQGDKLTRSNSHSIVQPRASTENKYAGAGCAHKKNRATPNDGKGSSSTAPKQSSMSKFWQETTSNKPSNNAPKFGWNYDRIMAKTKKDVQNSINEYKKNVTSMHNLYSSPDGHIPEASNHFKLRKNYSYSHLDKHIRDHLTEEEFQKLVSESESKPNFYSNHSCNFVNPLCKSFSSGAMSFGQPFLPPPRPVPPSISQTPTNLSKSSSNTSILRRPSITLPDVTAFIPSLNLAKSSSSSCIYTKALNQPNSKKYNLFTPYKPIVPDSLPPGDISATNKMISKNNALIKKSASFNPFGSGGGPPPRKGTGESFFIKQHIPPPNKVVIDYPPFTKISSIQIPINGQLPPAFPNRDFNNNLHHPPQDSCIINIEDNIEQSIADIYNVSAPSGVFKSYSHSRLNPDAKNFTPSRSLCDQSTATTTALTRSNSNSCTVAINHTGRIQPLPVATSMTFASTVQVTPTYVPAKGITLSQSATQIASYGDEPEDEDTIVPCGSDLDDDDEDDEDDDEYDLNYLGDEDGEAVPEPDQPTYSHTLDQYFMPSTSAVHRGTAEKQPDTTTIPRIFKASADIFLETDGAAGLDPSGTGPGSADLQSHHQHQYLLDDDDDDEEVTAAGAFPTSPDSTDSCSPGGAGSSTTAAAAVATEDDTGTEVALEFAW
- the LOC115255738 gene encoding uncharacterized protein LOC115255738 isoform X5 — protein: MNSELQCQYYGSSVKGPPQVAATAMDAYQHHPHHHQQHQHQPQFVQHQPQQLVPSESNYHHQVYQASPQQQQQQQQSQPMLTSPPIPPIRNFENVMIAGGGGGGVVGNPLVDSGGEGGFVYANLLGGGGGGGNHVNYNGTYYGGGGGGGELIDLSASQQHQLHQHQPVATLSHQSSAVHQQQQQQQQQLPHNDMYNADIDFMNNYLKSLPDYAAVACPSSSAGCGGGGGGGGGGIVVSSGGSGKSENYRHHYVNDPYLQYYDSATAMQGYYPIAKSSSYHAYSSIPSLTSSSSGSGTGSNSTGGHPTFYQPVQHFQSQPYHRQLPPQHHHHHHHHHHQGQHHYQQGDKLTRSNSHSIVQPRASTENKYAGAGCAHKKNRATPNDGKGSSSTAPKQSSMSKFWQETTSNKPSNNAPKFGWNYDRIMAKTKKDVQNSINEYKKNVTSMHNLYSSPDGHIPEASNHFKLRKNYSYSHLDKHIRDHLTEEEFQKLVSESESKPNFYSNHSCNFVNPLCKSFSSGAMSFGQPFLPPPRPVPPSISQTPTNLSKSSSNTSILRRPSITLPDVTAFIPSLNLAKSSSSSCIYTKALNQPNSKKYNLFTPYKPIVPDSLPPGDISATNKMISKNNALIKKSASFNPFGSGGGPPPRKGTGESFFIKQHIPPPNKVVIDYPPFTKISSIQIPINGQLPPAFPNRDFNNNLHHPPQDSCIINIEDNIEQSIADIYNVSAPSGVFKSYSHSRLNPDAKNFTPSRSLCDQSTATTTALTRSNSNSCTVAINHTGRIQPLPVATSMTFASTVQVTPTYVPAKGITLSQSATQIASYGDEPEDEDTIVPCGSDLDDDDEDDEDDDEYDLNYLGDEDGEAVPEPDQPTYSHTLDQYFMPSTSAVHRGTAEKQPDTTTIPRIFKASADIFLETDGAAGLDPSGTGPGSADLQSHHQHQYLLDDDDDDEEVTAAGAFPTSPDSTDSCSPGGAGSSTTAAAAVATEDDTGTEVALEFAW